The Thermodesulfobacteriota bacterium genome window below encodes:
- a CDS encoding class I SAM-dependent methyltransferase, translating into MAQALKKYAYDESRAEAFAEKFLETLDRGALCLMASIGHRTGLFDIMSGMPPSTARAIAKEAGLNERYVREWLGAMASAGVVEVDAKGILYELPAEHAAVLTRAAGAQNAALVCQFIAVLGCVEDDIVECFRRGGGVPYEKYPRFHAVMAEESGMTVLSSLESHVLPAVPGLTGRLAEGIRVLDVGCGSGRVLNRLAELYPKSRFIGMDLSEEAIAAARAEASRKRLDNVEFAVRDLSDFDETADRNSFDFITTFDAIHDQARPLNVLKGIRRALKPDGVYLMQEIRGSSNVRNNVGQPLSTLFYTISTMHCMTVSLAQGGEGLGAMWGEEKAREYLRKAGFRKVEMRRLEHDIQNNWYIVGK; encoded by the coding sequence ATGGCGCAGGCGCTGAAAAAATACGCGTACGACGAGTCGCGGGCGGAGGCGTTCGCCGAAAAGTTCCTCGAGACGCTCGACCGCGGGGCGCTGTGCCTGATGGCGTCGATCGGCCACCGCACCGGGCTGTTCGACATCATGAGCGGGATGCCGCCGTCGACCGCGCGCGCGATCGCGAAGGAAGCGGGGCTGAACGAGCGGTACGTCCGCGAATGGCTGGGAGCGATGGCCTCGGCCGGGGTGGTGGAGGTCGACGCGAAGGGCATCCTGTACGAGCTGCCCGCGGAGCACGCCGCGGTCCTCACGCGTGCGGCCGGCGCGCAGAACGCGGCGCTCGTCTGCCAGTTCATCGCCGTCCTCGGGTGCGTCGAGGACGACATCGTGGAGTGTTTCCGGAGAGGCGGAGGCGTCCCCTACGAAAAGTACCCGCGGTTCCACGCCGTGATGGCGGAGGAAAGCGGGATGACGGTGCTCTCGTCGCTGGAATCCCACGTCCTGCCGGCGGTGCCGGGGCTGACCGGGCGGCTCGCCGAGGGGATCCGCGTCCTCGACGTCGGTTGCGGAAGCGGAAGGGTCCTGAACCGCCTCGCGGAGCTCTACCCGAAATCCCGATTCATCGGGATGGACCTTTCGGAAGAGGCGATCGCGGCCGCGCGCGCGGAAGCATCGCGGAAGCGGCTGGACAACGTGGAGTTCGCCGTCCGGGATCTGAGCGATTTCGACGAGACCGCAGACAGGAACTCCTTCGATTTCATCACGACTTTCGACGCGATCCACGACCAGGCCAGGCCGCTCAACGTGCTGAAGGGAATCCGCCGCGCCCTGAAACCGGACGGCGTGTACCTGATGCAGGAGATCCGCGGGTCGAGCAACGTCCGCAACAACGTCGGGCAGCCGCTCAGCACCCTCTTCTACACCATATCGACGATGCACTGCATGACCGTGTCGCTGGCCCAGGGCGGCGAGGGGCTCGGCGCGATGTGGGGCGAGGAGAAGGCGCGCGAGTACCTCCGGAAGGCCGGGTTCCGGAAGGTCGAGATGCGCCGGCTGGAGCACGACATCCAGAACAACTGGTACATCGTCGGCAAGTGA
- a CDS encoding phosphoenolpyruvate carboxykinase produces the protein MKNLRARIHDQYLRDLHFDGGQIILHTDGILCGTTAEVVGSGAFRAVLDIFIDHLIETEDPILDALPADIGAPERRTGMLNLLRRLSETPLVHAAKAVPDAKPYLDNPRPLYLFVEKFYDFWRSFDRYLICHSEQGPQSHDVRPYRTFTVTAERLKDLTRGLYRDICENVTGAHCRIYRQVSAGADVGLIAVQKKWIPASPAARVLEDVPFIRQVLINPPLIIDPPENRRTGQFLRIDENPLEGLALEEGKWLCYPAQVGPVVVFIYFHQMFMGLGCSLANLFELATDEQVAAGPDAIYLYGVDAARLSGYGDVPTVFFDDEESRLLVAAVPGENRFGYFGYLKKMALTLHNILMMKRGRMPFHGAMAVIHLRNRQSRNVLVIGDTATGKSETLEALRLLGRDVIRGITIIADDMGSLGIREDGRVLGYGTEIGAFIRLDDLQRGYAFGQVDRAIIMSPQKANARVLVPVGYLGEILAGNPVDYILYANNYEQVDASHALISPLPTPDAALRVFREGAAMAKGTTTATGLVHSYFANIFGPPQYPDLHEDLARKTFEAAYNSNVFVGQLRTRLAVPGYEMTGPREAAAALLKRITAETAGGK, from the coding sequence ATGAAAAACCTGCGCGCCCGCATCCACGACCAATACCTGAGGGACCTGCACTTCGACGGCGGACAGATCATCCTGCACACGGACGGCATCCTCTGCGGGACGACCGCCGAGGTCGTCGGCAGCGGGGCGTTCCGCGCGGTCCTCGACATCTTCATCGACCACCTCATCGAGACGGAGGACCCGATCCTGGACGCCCTCCCGGCCGATATCGGGGCGCCGGAGCGGCGTACCGGGATGCTGAACCTCCTGCGCCGCCTGTCCGAGACGCCGCTGGTGCACGCGGCCAAGGCCGTCCCGGACGCGAAGCCATACCTCGACAATCCCCGCCCCCTCTACCTGTTCGTCGAGAAGTTCTACGATTTCTGGCGCTCCTTCGACCGGTACCTCATCTGCCATTCCGAGCAGGGCCCCCAAAGCCACGACGTCCGGCCTTACCGGACCTTCACCGTGACCGCCGAGCGGCTCAAGGATCTGACGAGAGGGCTCTACCGCGACATCTGCGAAAACGTCACCGGCGCTCACTGCCGCATCTACCGGCAGGTCTCCGCCGGAGCCGACGTGGGGCTGATCGCCGTGCAGAAGAAATGGATCCCGGCCTCCCCCGCGGCGCGCGTGCTGGAGGACGTGCCCTTCATCCGGCAGGTGCTCATCAATCCGCCGCTGATCATCGATCCCCCGGAGAACCGCCGGACCGGCCAGTTCCTCCGGATCGACGAGAACCCGCTCGAGGGGCTCGCGCTCGAGGAGGGGAAGTGGCTGTGCTACCCGGCGCAGGTGGGCCCGGTGGTGGTCTTCATCTACTTCCACCAGATGTTCATGGGGCTGGGCTGCTCCCTGGCCAACCTGTTCGAGCTGGCGACGGACGAGCAGGTCGCCGCCGGCCCGGACGCCATCTACCTTTACGGAGTCGACGCGGCCCGCCTGTCGGGATACGGCGATGTCCCCACGGTGTTTTTCGACGACGAGGAGAGCCGCCTCCTGGTCGCTGCCGTCCCGGGAGAGAACCGGTTCGGCTACTTCGGCTACCTGAAGAAGATGGCGCTGACGCTGCACAACATCCTCATGATGAAGCGCGGCCGGATGCCGTTCCACGGCGCGATGGCCGTCATCCACCTGAGGAACCGGCAGTCGAGGAACGTCCTCGTCATCGGGGACACCGCGACGGGCAAGTCCGAGACGCTGGAGGCGCTGCGCCTCCTGGGCCGGGACGTCATCCGGGGGATCACGATCATCGCCGACGACATGGGCTCCCTCGGGATCCGGGAAGACGGCCGGGTGCTGGGCTACGGCACGGAGATCGGCGCGTTCATCCGGCTGGACGACCTGCAGCGGGGCTACGCCTTCGGCCAGGTGGACCGCGCGATCATCATGAGCCCCCAGAAGGCCAACGCAAGGGTCCTCGTGCCCGTCGGCTACCTGGGGGAGATCCTCGCGGGAAACCCGGTGGACTACATCCTGTACGCCAACAACTACGAGCAGGTCGACGCGTCCCACGCGCTCATCAGCCCGCTGCCGACGCCGGACGCCGCGCTCCGCGTGTTCCGCGAGGGGGCGGCCATGGCGAAGGGAACGACGACGGCGACGGGGCTGGTGCACAGCTACTTCGCCAACATCTTCGGCCCGCCGCAATACCCGGACCTCCACGAGGACCTCGCCCGGAAAACCTTCGAGGCCGCCTACAATTCCAACGTCTTCGTCGGCCAGCTCCGGACCCGCCTCGCCGTTCCCGGCTACGAGATGACCGGCCCGAGGGAGGCCGCCGCCGCGCTGCTTAAGAGGATCACGGCGGAGACCGCCGGCGGTAAATAG
- a CDS encoding chromate transporter, with protein MATSDSRHPWKDLWTLFTVFLRVGAFTLGGGYVMVPMIQREIVERRRMVSQEKFLDIMAWAQCGPGGVAINASSIVGYTVAGIRGALAATVGAVIPSFLAILAVAAAFQKYRSLPAVEAFLHGARPSVVGLLVAAVWSLGRQIVTDRWSMWLAGAGFVLVALAGVHPALMILAAAVAGYHFLPKERWAPPPDKGAAG; from the coding sequence TTGGCGACTTCGGACAGCCGGCACCCCTGGAAGGACCTCTGGACCCTCTTCACGGTCTTCCTGCGCGTGGGCGCCTTCACGCTGGGCGGCGGATACGTCATGGTGCCCATGATCCAGCGGGAGATCGTCGAGCGGCGCCGCATGGTTTCCCAGGAGAAGTTCCTCGACATCATGGCGTGGGCGCAATGCGGACCCGGAGGGGTGGCCATCAACGCCTCCTCGATCGTGGGATACACGGTCGCGGGAATCCGTGGGGCGCTCGCGGCGACCGTCGGCGCCGTCATCCCGTCCTTTCTGGCCATCCTCGCCGTGGCGGCCGCTTTCCAGAAGTACCGCAGTCTCCCGGCGGTCGAGGCGTTCCTTCACGGCGCGCGCCCGTCGGTGGTGGGGCTGCTGGTCGCCGCGGTGTGGTCCCTCGGCAGGCAGATCGTGACGGACCGATGGTCGATGTGGCTGGCGGGAGCGGGTTTTGTCCTCGTGGCGCTCGCGGGGGTCCACCCGGCGCTGATGATCCTTGCCGCCGCGGTCGCGGGCTATCACTTCCTCCCGAAAGAGCGGTGGGCGCCCCCGCCGGACAAGGGGGCGGCCGGATGA
- a CDS encoding chromate transporter, producing MMPLVWLLIVFLYIGALSFGGGNAMYPLLSEVLVRQHRWLASSEMVDLFALAQMTPGPVATNAATFVGYRLAGLWGATVATVAVSVPSILAMVGLVRFAETRSERRLVDGPLYGLRPMVVALILASAVDIGRQSMADPATWMICAGALAAAHFRANPALIILAGGILGLLLA from the coding sequence ATGATGCCGCTGGTCTGGCTCCTGATCGTTTTCCTGTATATCGGGGCCTTGAGCTTCGGCGGCGGCAACGCCATGTACCCGCTGCTTTCGGAAGTGCTGGTCCGGCAGCACCGGTGGCTGGCCTCGTCCGAGATGGTGGACCTCTTCGCCCTGGCCCAGATGACGCCGGGACCGGTGGCCACCAACGCGGCCACTTTCGTGGGGTACCGGCTCGCCGGCCTGTGGGGAGCGACGGTCGCGACGGTGGCGGTATCCGTTCCCTCGATCCTGGCGATGGTGGGGCTGGTCCGGTTCGCGGAAACCCGTTCGGAGAGGCGGCTGGTGGATGGTCCGCTCTACGGGCTGCGCCCCATGGTGGTCGCGCTGATCCTGGCCTCGGCGGTGGACATCGGCCGTCAATCCATGGCGGACCCGGCGACCTGGATGATCTGCGCCGGCGCGCTCGCCGCCGCGCATTTCCGGGCGAACCCGGCGCTCATCATCCTGGCGGGCGGGATCCTGGGGCTTCTCCTGGCCTGA
- a CDS encoding iron ABC transporter permease: MGNRPGLTPILILVVGLLTIGPVLMLAIGSFSEGLGEFGDFTVSKYVDAYTDPALLEILWNTAVFTLGSAAVATLLALFLSYMNTRTDIPFKFFFGIISIIPMMIPHILFAISWVLLLNPSNGILNRYLVGLLGLEEAPFDIYTLKGMILVEGLLDMPVSYLIIAPAMRSFDVALEESSRVSGAGTMRTLARVTLPVLRPAILSSVILVIVRCLASFAVPSVIGMPGRIYVLATHIYRITSTGFSADYGKAAAVGMSALAAAVLLICLYRYLTSEGERYVTVSGRGFKPALIALKGWRNPAMGAVGLLSFVLIVLPVAVLFYTSMVPYVMTPGPKAFSLMSWKNWSEVLKDPVSLLSLKNSLTLGLAGATIGTVLSILVSYVIVKVRTAASGVLESLSFLSFSFPGIVIGVGFMWFFVRTPLYSTLWALLIGYVATYLPYGIRPLSGAFVQIHGHLEESSKVCGAGPVATMRRIVIPLLVPGIVSAWILLATMFVRELTLSVVLSRPGSEVLAVQILKFSEDGLWGRLSALGILMIFISSGLVAAATILGKIAAGRMTPVRPGEAPGSRPPG; encoded by the coding sequence ATGGGGAACCGGCCGGGCCTCACCCCGATTTTGATCCTGGTCGTCGGTCTCCTGACGATCGGTCCCGTCCTGATGCTCGCGATCGGCAGCTTCTCGGAGGGGCTGGGGGAATTCGGTGATTTCACGGTCTCCAAGTACGTCGACGCATACACCGACCCGGCGCTGCTCGAGATCCTGTGGAACACGGCCGTCTTCACGCTGGGCTCGGCCGCGGTCGCCACCCTGCTCGCGCTGTTCCTCTCCTACATGAACACCCGGACCGACATTCCCTTCAAGTTCTTCTTCGGGATCATCTCGATCATCCCGATGATGATCCCCCACATCCTGTTCGCGATCAGCTGGGTCCTGCTTCTGAACCCGAGCAACGGGATCCTGAACCGGTACCTCGTCGGCCTCCTCGGCCTGGAAGAGGCGCCGTTCGACATCTACACGCTGAAGGGGATGATCCTCGTCGAAGGGCTGCTGGACATGCCCGTCTCCTACCTGATCATCGCCCCGGCCATGCGCTCCTTCGACGTTGCACTGGAGGAGTCCTCACGGGTATCGGGCGCGGGAACGATGCGGACGCTTGCGCGCGTCACGCTGCCGGTGCTGCGGCCGGCGATCCTGTCCTCCGTGATCCTCGTCATCGTCCGGTGCCTCGCCTCCTTCGCCGTGCCCTCGGTCATCGGCATGCCGGGCAGGATCTACGTGCTGGCGACCCACATCTACCGGATCACCTCCACGGGGTTCTCGGCGGACTACGGGAAGGCGGCCGCGGTCGGCATGAGCGCACTCGCCGCGGCGGTCCTGCTCATCTGCCTGTACCGGTACCTGACCTCGGAGGGCGAGCGGTACGTCACGGTGTCGGGGCGCGGCTTCAAGCCCGCCCTGATCGCGCTGAAGGGATGGCGGAATCCCGCGATGGGCGCGGTCGGGCTGCTGTCGTTCGTGCTCATCGTTCTGCCCGTCGCGGTGCTCTTCTACACCTCGATGGTGCCCTACGTCATGACCCCGGGGCCGAAAGCGTTCTCGCTCATGAGCTGGAAGAACTGGTCGGAGGTGCTGAAGGACCCGGTGTCGCTGCTGTCGCTGAAGAACAGCCTCACGCTCGGGCTGGCCGGCGCGACGATCGGGACGGTCCTCTCGATCCTCGTCTCCTACGTCATCGTCAAGGTGCGCACCGCCGCGTCGGGCGTCCTCGAGTCGCTGAGCTTTTTGTCCTTCTCCTTCCCGGGCATCGTCATCGGGGTCGGGTTCATGTGGTTCTTCGTCCGCACCCCGCTCTACTCCACGCTGTGGGCGCTGCTGATCGGGTACGTGGCGACGTACCTGCCCTACGGCATCCGGCCGCTCTCCGGCGCGTTCGTGCAGATCCACGGGCATCTCGAGGAATCCTCGAAGGTCTGCGGCGCGGGGCCGGTCGCGACGATGCGGCGGATCGTGATCCCGCTCCTCGTTCCGGGGATCGTCTCCGCGTGGATCCTGCTGGCAACCATGTTCGTCCGGGAGCTGACCCTTTCGGTGGTGCTCTCCCGGCCGGGATCCGAGGTGCTGGCGGTGCAGATCCTGAAGTTCTCCGAGGACGGCCTGTGGGGCAGGCTGTCCGCCCTGGGGATATTGATGATCTTCATCTCGTCGGGACTGGTCGCAGCGGCGACGATTCTCGGGAAGATCGCCGCAGGGAGGATGACGCCGGTCAGGCCAGGAGAAGCCCCAGGATCCCGCCCGCCAGGATGA
- a CDS encoding ABC transporter ATP-binding protein, which translates to MEIRIRGLTRDYFPEGKRIRALDDVSLTIPANRIFTLLGPSGCGKTTLLRCIVGLELPDSGEIAIGDEVVWSKEKGVFVPPEKRGLGMVFQTYAIWPHMDVFDNVAYPLRCRKVPAEEIRARVARFLRFVRLEGFENRPATKLSGGQQQRVALARALIAEPKVILFDEPLSNLDAKLREETRKELRAFLSGLGITAVYVTHDRVEALALSDRIAVMRAGRIVEEGDPKKIYFRSDSRFVADFIGRANLLRGRVAALDGARAVIDTAIGRIVGLNPQEIPPGTDALACVRPEFLRIAKAGTPGSGNVFPGKVETLLFVGEAYEGEIRIGDARITVSIPPTADVAEGSEVSVAFDADHCFLLPA; encoded by the coding sequence ATGGAGATCCGGATCCGGGGGCTGACCCGGGACTACTTCCCGGAAGGCAAGCGGATCCGGGCGCTGGACGACGTAAGCCTGACCATACCCGCGAACCGGATCTTCACACTGCTGGGACCGAGCGGGTGCGGGAAGACCACGCTGCTGCGATGCATCGTGGGGCTGGAGCTCCCCGACTCCGGCGAGATCGCCATCGGGGACGAGGTCGTGTGGTCGAAGGAGAAGGGCGTCTTCGTCCCCCCGGAAAAGCGGGGGCTCGGGATGGTCTTCCAGACCTACGCCATCTGGCCCCACATGGACGTCTTCGACAACGTGGCCTACCCGCTGAGGTGCCGCAAGGTCCCGGCGGAGGAGATCCGGGCGCGGGTCGCCCGCTTCCTGAGGTTCGTCCGGCTCGAGGGATTCGAGAACCGCCCCGCGACGAAGCTCAGCGGCGGGCAGCAGCAGCGGGTGGCGCTGGCGCGGGCCCTGATCGCCGAGCCCAAGGTCATCCTGTTCGACGAGCCGCTCAGCAACCTCGACGCGAAGCTCCGGGAGGAGACCCGCAAGGAGCTTCGCGCCTTCCTCTCCGGCCTCGGCATCACCGCGGTGTACGTCACGCACGACCGGGTCGAGGCGCTGGCGCTCTCCGACCGGATCGCGGTCATGCGCGCGGGGCGAATCGTCGAGGAGGGCGATCCGAAGAAGATCTACTTCCGCTCCGACAGCCGGTTCGTCGCCGACTTCATCGGCCGGGCGAACCTGCTCCGCGGCAGGGTGGCGGCGCTGGACGGGGCCCGCGCCGTCATCGATACCGCGATCGGCAGGATCGTCGGACTCAATCCCCAAGAAATTCCGCCGGGAACCGACGCGCTGGCGTGCGTCCGGCCCGAGTTCCTCCGCATCGCGAAGGCCGGAACCCCCGGGAGCGGAAACGTCTTCCCCGGAAAGGTGGAGACGCTGCTCTTCGTCGGGGAGGCGTACGAGGGCGAGATACGGATCGGCGACGCGCGGATCACCGTCTCGATCCCCCCCACCGCAGACGTCGCGGAAGGCAGCGAGGTCAGCGTCGCCTTCGACGCCGATCACTGCTTCCTGCTGCCGGCCTGA
- a CDS encoding extracellular solute-binding protein, translated as MKRLAVLLLCLILVPPALAADPAAAKKEGQANFYANITAVEPIMEAFTASTGVKGVYTRVSTAKYLATVLTEHSAGKLSADVLQGPLPILEALKGKGVLAPYRSAAAAGYPEWARSDDTILQFGIEYVALIYNKELVKAKDVPTSYKELADPKWRDKIVMPDPATHATTISWLVGLKEAKVFATEAEWTDFLKGLAANKPMFVASFSPTPAPVESGQKLIAVSMPKYIITHAPAPLDWARTGVLLGSPRGIAIAAKAPHPNAARVFMDYWLSKDAMRLLADKVGEYVLAPGVYPPIAGIDKAKVVPIRELSDEEIAAWGDKFKKIFAAK; from the coding sequence ATGAAAAGACTGGCGGTGCTGCTGCTGTGCCTGATCCTGGTCCCCCCGGCGTTGGCGGCCGATCCCGCCGCGGCGAAGAAGGAGGGGCAGGCCAACTTCTACGCCAACATCACGGCGGTCGAACCGATCATGGAGGCGTTCACCGCTTCGACGGGCGTGAAAGGCGTCTACACGCGCGTCTCGACGGCGAAATATCTCGCCACCGTCCTCACCGAGCACTCGGCGGGCAAGCTCTCGGCCGACGTGCTCCAGGGGCCGCTGCCGATCCTCGAGGCGCTGAAGGGGAAGGGGGTGCTCGCCCCCTACCGGTCTGCCGCCGCCGCCGGCTACCCGGAATGGGCGCGCAGCGACGACACCATCCTCCAGTTCGGCATCGAGTACGTGGCGCTGATCTACAACAAGGAGCTGGTCAAGGCGAAGGACGTCCCCACCAGCTACAAGGAGCTCGCCGACCCGAAATGGCGCGACAAGATCGTCATGCCCGATCCGGCGACGCACGCCACCACCATCTCCTGGCTCGTCGGCCTGAAGGAAGCGAAGGTCTTCGCGACCGAAGCGGAGTGGACGGATTTCCTGAAGGGGCTCGCCGCCAACAAGCCGATGTTCGTCGCCTCCTTCAGCCCCACGCCGGCCCCGGTGGAGAGCGGCCAGAAGCTGATCGCCGTCTCGATGCCCAAGTACATCATCACCCACGCGCCCGCGCCGCTCGACTGGGCGCGCACCGGCGTCCTCCTCGGCTCGCCCCGCGGGATCGCAATCGCGGCGAAGGCGCCGCACCCGAACGCGGCCCGCGTCTTCATGGACTACTGGCTCTCGAAGGACGCCATGAGACTGCTCGCGGACAAGGTGGGCGAGTACGTGCTCGCGCCGGGCGTCTATCCACCCATCGCCGGCATCGACAAGGCGAAGGTGGTCCCGATCCGGGAGCTCTCGGACGAGGAGATCGCCGCCTGGGGCGACAAGTTCAAGAAGATCTTCGCCGCGAAATGA